Below is a window of Arabidopsis thaliana chromosome 2, partial sequence DNA.
GCTTAATAACTGTTTTAGCTCATTAACCTCAGACTTGTTAGCTGAGGCTATCAACATATCATCCACGTACAAAAGTAAGTAAATGTATGTATCACCATTGCATTTCTTGAAGTACACACAACTATCATAAGCACTCCTAGTGTACTTAATTCCTCTCATGAATTCATCAAACCGGAGATTCCACTGCCTAGGTGATTGTTTAAGGCCATAGAGAGATCGTTTCAGTAAACATACCTTATTTGATCCTCTCTTGATTTCAAATCCCTCCGGTTGAGCCATGTAGATCTCTTCTTCTAGAAATCCATGTAAGAATGCCGTTTTGACATCCATCTGTTGCAGCTCCATGTTGTAGTGTACTACCATTGACAAGAGATACCTGATAGACACATGCTTAACAACAGGTGAGAAGATTTCATTATAATCAACTCCTTCTTTCTGTGTAAAGCCTTTAGCTACCAATCTGGCTATAAATCTTGGTGCCTCAACTCCAGGTATTCCAGCCTTTCTAGTGAACACCCATCTACAACCAATCAATTTAACCTTTTCAGGCTTTGTTACAAGATCCCAGGTGTGATTTTTACTCATCGACaccatctcttctttcataGCTGCATTCCACTTTTCCCAATCAGGATCCAAAAGAGCTTCCTGGTAAGATTTTGGTTCTGGCTTACCATCATCTTCTGAGTAATAAGCAAAGCCAACCATGTTCGACTCATTATACTTTGGATTTGCTTTAATGGTTCTGCGAACCCTGTCTCTGACCAACTGATAAGTACTCAGATCTTCTACTGCatcagaatcttcttcttctgattcttcgTCTTGACTGTGTGTAGGTGAGTTAAGGACTGGATTATGACTTGTAGTTGCTTCACTTGGATTTGAGTTATCTTGGGTTGCTCCACCTTGATCTGTAAACTCTTGATCATTCATATCCGGGTTAACTCTTAAATCCTCTAAGTCACTTTCACTTATAGTGTTCTGTGAATCCCCTTTCAAGTCTTTAAACATCACCTGTTCTCTGAAAATAACATTTCTGCTTATCACACATTTCTTATCTTCTAAAACCCAGACTTTATATCCTTTAACTCCCTCAGGATAGCTGGTGAAGATCCCTTTCTTGGATCTCGGGTTTAACTTTCCTTGGTCTGCATGAATATATGCTAAACATCCAAACTTTCTTAGTGAACTTAGATCCGGAAGAGCTCCAGTCCACTTTTCTTCTGGTAAATCGAAGTTTATTGCTGTAGAGGGTGACCTGTTGATGAGGTAAACTGCTGTGGAGGCTGCCTCAGCCCAGAACTTCTTCTCCATACCACTCCTACTCAACATACTCCTCACTTTATCCATTATTGTTCGATTTAACCTCTCTGCAATCCCATTCTGCTGAGGTGTGTAAGCACAAGTCTTATGCCTCActattccttcttctttgcaaaACTTTTCAAAGTAGTGATTGCAGTATTCTAGACCATTATCTGTTCTTAGCTTCTTGACCTTTCTGTCTGATTGGTTTTCCACCATCTTTTTCCATTCAACAAACTTCTCAAATGCTTCATCCTTCTTTCTTAGGAAATAGATCCAAACTTTTCTTGAGTAATCATCAACAAAAGAGATGAAGTATTGACTGTTCCCAAGTGATGCAGGATTATGTGGTGAGCCCCACAAATCTGAATGGACGTATGCCAATTTTTCTTTAGTAACATGTTGTGCAGGAGCAAAACTGACTCTGTGTTGTTTACCATACACACAATCTTCACAGAACTCAAGTTCTTTAATCACTTCCCTTCTCAGGCATCcctttttaaccaaaatttcCATTCCTTTCTGACTCATGTGACCGAGTCTACTGTGCCATAAGGCAGTCTCATCTTTAACTTCTGCAGAAGAATGtgattctccttcttcagtcACACCATCTAGTATGTATAGAGTATCTCTTTTCTGACCTTTTAAGATAGTAGAGCAACCTTTTACAATCTTCAGAATGCCATCCTGAGACTTGAACCAGCATCCTCTATCTTCTAGTGTACCAAGAGAAATGAGATTCCTAGTCATATTGGGCATGTATCTCACATCAGTAAGAATCACTTGAGATCCATCAGAGTTTCTAATCTTGATACTGCCAATTCCCTTAACCGGAGAGTAAGTATCGTTTCCCATCTTGACATAACCTGAACTCAActctttaaaatctttaaaccaGTCTTTCCTTGGAGTCATGTGGAACGAGCATCCAGTATCAAGAACCCACTCATTTGCAATGCTATCTGTCACCACCAACGTTTCATCAGTAGCCAGTAGAACCATAGCAGGATTAAAAGCTTCAGTGGACTTAGCCAAACTAGACTCTCCATTATCTGAACCCTGCTGTTTTGACTTGTTCCTTTCTATCCACTTATAACATTGCTTCTTGAAGTGTCCTTCTTTGCCACAGATCCAACATACTCTCTTACCATCTGCTGACTTAGACCTTGACCTATTCTTGCCTTTATTCCCTTGGTTATTGTTCTTACCATCTGGTCTTCCTCTAGCAAAATGACCTTCTACAACTGGTCTATTGTTCTGAGacaattctctctctttatctcttgcTGCAACCATCACATCATCGAGTCTAAGCTTTTCTCTGCTATTACTGTACTTCATAGTTTCAACCAAACCATCATATCTTGCAGGCAAAGAACTCAACAACAATATCGCTTGAACCTCATCAGTTACATCAATCTGAAGATGGTTAAGATCTGCAACGATCTTGAGAAAATCATCAATATTCTCATCgatcttcttattttcttgcaTCTTGAATGTATAGAAACTCAATTGAGTATATACTCTATGCGGTAAAGATCGAATCATGAATAGTCGATCCAACGTTTCCCAAGCTTCTGCTGCGGTTTTACATAGCTCAATCTTTCTCAAGACCTTATCTGCAACATTCAGAAAAATCACATTCTTCGCCTTGTCACAGCGCTCGAGCCTTGCTACTTCATCCGCATCTCGCTTCTTACGTTTCtctggatcttcttcttcttcctcggttAGAGGTTTCGGAGTGGTCCCAAGCACAACGTCTTTCAAACCAATGACGCTGAGATGAGCCATGATCCTTGTCTTCCAGAGTGAGAAATCACCGGATCCATCAAAGATCGCGATTGGATTACCAGCCATACTCCGATTCGAACTGGCTCAAGAACCTTgagctctgataccaattTGTAAGGTTTTGATCAACACTTAGCTCACAAAACTCTCGAATCAAACGACTTAAACTTTGAGAATGAATCGAAACTTTAAAGAgaatttaaagaaacaaagacacaCACGATTTAACGAGTTCACGTTCCTCAACCGGAATCGCTACGTCTCGCCGGAGAATCTCTCCGGAAATCCACTAGAACCTTTCTTTACAATGTATCTTTAcaagttttctctctctagttCTCTCTAGAACTTGATtacaattctctctttttctctatctccGATCTAACAGAattacagagaagaagaagaagatatagttaCAGAGCTCATGCgaaaaagaccaaaacacCCTCAAGCTTGTTATGACCTTAGTCAGCTCGCCTCACGTGTTATGACTTTAGTCAGCTCGCCTCACGTAAGAAAGTATAACGCTTAAGGGGACTGAGGGGTTTGTCTTGAGAGGTTCTTGGATTGTATAGGAATCCATGAACGTTAGAGATTAGATAATTGTTTGAGTGAAACTTGTAAGTTTACTAAACAGATTTTCTAATAAagaagctttttgttttgaagaaactACGTCTTAGCTTGTGACTCAGTTCTTGAATCGATTTCCATATACATAAATAGCTCTTGCGTTTTCATTAATGATATGCCCAATTCAAATTTCTGTGACTCCATGATGATATTCTTGAAACTGGTACGACGAGTTAGGATTAATCTGGCTATGATTCAAAGAAACATGTAGTTTGTGCTGGCAGTAGAAACCAAGTTTTAAGcaatctagaaaaaaaaaaaaaaaaaaaagaaaccccAAAATAGTCAACAGGATAAATTTTTCCAATGATCTGATGGTTTTAAGTTGATCAGGGGACATCTGCATTGCCGACGACGCGTTCGATGGTCAACGCATTAAGCTTGTAACTCCTGGACTGAAACATTAACTTTGTTCTGTAAGTTTTATACAAGTTGTAAATATGAAttgcaacttttttgtttgatcaacttcctttttttgtttgacaattGTAAACATATTAAACGACTTGTCTGATCTTATATTAtgactgaaaaataaaacagatttttatattatacacATAATAATTATGTCTAACGTGTGAGAGAGTCAGAGATTGTGATACTTTtttaattgagaaaattaGTAGAAAGATTTATACACATTGATCAAGGTTAGCTGTGTGTTTCAAGTTGAACATACGAAAGAGGAGAGAAGgagacagaaaaaaatatcacaacaTCGTTTTTAGAAGCAACCATGAACCTAGTCGGTGAATTTCGTGAGGAAGAAATTGATGGGAAAACGTTTTTCTTATACAATTCTTCAACCTCCTCCGGTGAAGACATTCCTCTCCAACCTCTTTTCCTTTGTCCCCTCTTACGTGTCAAATATTGGGCCATATGTATGGACCTTATATGTTTTGGGCTTTAACTGTAACTTATCGATGAAGTCTCATAAACCCTTGTGTAAACCCTAGCAGCTTTGTGTATATAAGCAATTGTATGAATGATCAATAAAGCAAGTCAGTTCGATATCTAATTctacatggtatcagagcttaagatctctcaaaaaaaaaaaaaaaaaaaacttaaatttcttCCGCTTGTTACATCGATAGTTTCGATTAgtgtgttttgaaaaaaaaaaaaaaaaaaaaaaaaaaaaaaattttttttcgATAGTTTCGATCTGGTTTTCTCTTGAAGTTGTGTTCTAACAAGAGATGtcagaaaaagaaggagagattACCTCTGGAAGCACAACAAAGATGGGTGCATCTGGTGGTTCTCGTGTTGATTCCCTGATGGTGTCTCCGTACACATTGGCAAGCTCAGATAATCCAGGAGCTGTGATCTCGTCGGTCGAGCTCAACGGTGACAACTACAACCAGTGGGCGACGGAGATGTTAAACGCACTCCAAGCAAAGCGTAAGACAGGCTTCATCAACGGTACGATACCGAGACCACCCCCTAACGATCCCAATTATGAAAATTGGACTGCAGTCAATTCAATGATAGTGGGTTGGATTCGCACTTCTATTGAACCAAAGGTGAAAGCGACTGTCACTTTCATATCTGATGCTCATCTGTTGTGGAAAGATTTGAAACAACGTTTCTCTGTGGGAAACAAGGTGCGTATTCATCAGATTAGAGCTCAGCTTTCGTCATGTCGTCAAGATGGACAAGCTGTCATTGAATACTATGGGCGTTTGTCTAATCTGTGGGAAGAGTACAATATCTACAAGCCTGTTACGGTGTGCACTTGTGGATTGTGTAGGTGTGGAGCAACCTCTGAACcgacaaaagagagagaggaggagaaaaTCCATCAGTTCGTGCTTGGTCTTGATGAATCCAGATTTGGTGGGTTGTGTGCTACGCTTATCAATATGGATCCACTCCCTTCTCTTGGTGAAATTTACTCAAGAGTTATTCGTGAAGAACAGAGGTTGGCTTCAGTTCATGTGCGTGAACAAAAGGAAGAGGCAGTGGGGTTCTTGGCTCGACGTGAGCAGCTCGATCATCACTCCCGTGTTGATGCTTCTTCTAGTCGATCTGAACACACTGGTGGAAGTAGATCAAATTCCATAATCAAGGGCCGTGTCACGTGCTCAAACTGTGGACGTACGGGACATGAGAAAAAGGAATGTTGGCAGATCGTGGGTTTTCCAGACTGGTGGTCGGAGAGGAATGGTGGTCGTGGTTCAAATGGGCGAGGTCGTGGTGGTCGTGGCTCTAATGGCGGTCGTGGACAAGGTCAAGTCATGGCAGCTCACGCTACTAGCTccaattcctctgtttttccaGAATTTACAGAGGAACATATGAGGGTTCTCAGTCAACTTGTCAAAGAAAAGTCAAACAGTGGATCCACTTCAAACAACAATTCTGATCGCTTGTCTGGTAAGACTAAACTTGGAGATATTATTTTGGATTCTGGTGCTTCTCACCACATGACTGGCACGCTTTCTAGCTTAACCAATGTGGTACCGGTTCCACCATGTCCTGTGGGATTCGCCGATGGAAGTAAAGCGTTTGCTTTAAGCGTGGGAGTTTTGACACTTTCGAACACAGTCTCGTTGACTAATGTTCTTTTTGTGCCTTCTTTGAACTGCACTTTGATTTCAGTTTCTAAACTTTTGAAACAAACACAATGTCTCGCCACTTTCACTGATACACTTTGCTTCTTACAGGACCGTTCTTCGAAGACTTTGATTGGAAGCGGTGAAGAGCGTGGTGGTGTGTACTATCTTACGGACGTGACTCCAGCGAAGATTCATACTGCAAATGTCGATTCTGATCAAGCATTATGGCATCAACGTTTAGGACATCCGAGTTTCTCAGTTCTTTCGTCTTTacctttgttttcaaaaacttcaTCTACTGTTACTTCTCATTCATGTGATGTGTGTTTCCGAGCTAAACAGACGAGAGAAGTTTTTCCAGAAAGTATTAATAAAACAGAagaatgtttttctttaattcatTGTGATGTATGGGGTCCATATCGAGTTCCCGCTTCTTGTGGTGCAGTTTATTTCTTAACCATTGTTGATGACTACTCAAGAGCGGTATGGACCTATTTACTGCTTGAGAAATCTGAGGTGCGACAGGTTCtcacaaattttttaaaatatgcgGAGAAACAGTTTGGAAAAACTGTGAAGATGGTTCGTAGTGACAATGGGACAGAGTTCATGTGCCTCTCTTCTTATTTCCGTGAGAATGGTATCATTCATCAAACATCATGTGTTGGTACTCCACAGCAAAATGGGCGGGTGGAACGCAAGCACCGTCATATTCTCAATGTTGCGAGAGCTTTGTTGTTCCAAGCAAGCTTACCCATTAAGTTTTGGGGTGAAAGTATTCTCACGGCGGCATACTTAATAAATCGTACTCCATCTTCCATTCTCTCTGGTCGTACACCATATGAAGTTCTCCATGGCAGTAAACCCGTTTATTCTCAGTTGCGTGTATTTGGGTCAGCATGCTATGTTCATCGAGTAACACGTGACAAAGACAAATTTGGTCAGCGGAGTCGCTCTTGTATTTTTGTTGGCTATCCGTTTGGTAAAAAGGGCTGGAAGGTTTATGACATTGAGCGCAACGAATTTTTGGTGTCAAGAGACGTTATTTTTCGTGAGGAAGTGTTTCCTTATGCTGGTGTCAACTCCTCTACTCTTGCGAGCACATCACTTCCGACAGTttctgaagatgatgattggGCGATCCCACCTCTAGAGGTGAGGGGGAGCATTGATTCTGTTGAAACAGAGAGGGTGGTGTGTACCACTGATGAGGTCGTTCTTGACACCTCTGTTTCCGACTCCGAAATTCCAAATCAAGAATTTGTGCCTGACGACACACCGCCGTCGTCTCCTTTGTCTGTATCTCCTTCCGGTTCTCCGAATACTCCTACAACACCAATAGTTGTGCCGGTGGCAAGTCCGATCCCTGTGTCACCACCTAAACAACGAAAGAGTAAACGTGCTACACATCCGCCTCCTAAGCTCAATGACTACGTTCTCTACAATGCTATGTACACACCATCGTCTATACACGCTCTTCCCGCTGATCCATCACAGTCTTCTACGGTCCCAGGTAAATCTTTGTTCCCGTTAACCGATTATGTCTCTGACGCAGCTTTCTCTTCATCACATCGTGCTTATTTGGCTGCCATTACCGATAATGTGGAGCCTAAGCATTTTAAGGAAGCTGTCCAAATTAAAGTATGGAATGACGCTATGTTTACTGAAGTTGATGCGTTAGAAATTAACAAGACATGGGACATAGTCGATTTGCCACCAGGAAAGGTCGCTATTGGAAGTCAATGGGTTTTCAAGACTAAATATAATTCAGATGGAACGGTTGAAAGATATAAAGCTCGTCTTGTGGTTCAAGGGAACAAGCaagttgaaggagaagatTACAAGGAGACTTTTGCGCCTGTTGTTCGAATGACTACGGTTCGCACTCTTCTCCGTAATGTTGCTGCCAATCAATGGGAAGTTTATCAAATGGATGTTCATAATGCCTTCCTTCATGGTGATCTTGAAGAGGAAGTCTATATGAAACTTCCACCTGGATTTCGTCATTCACATCCGGATAAAGTTTGTCGTCTTCGTAAGTCATTGTATGGTTTGAAACAAGCTCCTCGATGTTGGTTCAAGAAGCTGTCCGATTCTCTCTTACgttttggatttgttcaaTCATATGAAGACTACTCACTTTTTTCGTATACACGGAACAATATTGAGCTTCGCGTGTTGATATATGTGGATGATCTTTTAATTTGTGGTAATGATGGATACATGCTTCAAAAGTTCAAGGATTACTTGAGTCGCTGTTTTTCTATGAAGGACTTGGGCAAATTAAAATACTTTCTCGGTATCGAAGTAAGTCGTGGGCCTGAAGGGATCTTCCTCTCTCAGCGTAAGTATGCTCTTGACGTTATAGCCGATAGTGGAAATCTTGGTTCTCGGCCTGCACACACTCCATTggaacaaaatcatcatcttgCTTCAGACGATGGACCTCTTCTCTCCGATCCCAAGCCTTATCGTCGTCTTGTTGGCCGCTTGCTCTACCTACTACATACTCGTCCTGAGTTGAGTTATTCAGTTCATGTGTTGGCTCAGTTTATGCAGAATCCTAGAGAAGCTCACTTCGATGCTGCATTGCGTGTGGTTAGGTATTTAAAAGGTTCTCCTGGTCAAGGCATTTTGTTAAACGCTGATCCGGATTTAACGTTAGAGGTGTATTGTGATTCTGATTGGCAGTCATGTCCTTTAACTCGACGATCAATTAGTGCGTATGTGGTGTTGCTTGGTGGTTCCCCTATTTCAtggaagacgaagaagcagGATACAGTTTCACACTCCTCGGCTGAAGCTGAATATCGTGCTATGTCCTATGCTcttaaagaaatcaaatggCTACGTAAGTTGTTAAAAGAATTAGGCATTGAACAGTCTACTCCAGCTCGTTTATATTGTGACAGTAAAGCGGCTATACACATTGCCGCTAATCCTGTGTTCCATGAAAGGACCAAACACATCGAGTCGGATTGTCATTCGGTTCGCGATGCAGTACGTGACGGGATCATCACAACCCAACACGTTCGCACAACTGAACAACTTGCCGATGTTTTTACAAAGGCTCTCGGTCGTAATCAGTTTCTCTACTTAATGTCCAAGTTGGGCGTTCAGAATCTTCACACTCCAACGTGAGGGGGAGTATTGGGCCATATGTATGGACCTTATATGTTTTGGGCTTTAACTGTAACTTATCGATGAAGTCTCATAAACCCTTGTGTAAACCCTAGCAGCTTTGTGTATATAAGCAATTGTATGAATGATCAATAAAGCAAGTCAGTTCGATATCTAATTCTACATCAAAACTCACAGCCAAAAAGATCCGGAGGCTAATTCTGATGACCAAGGCTTTGTCCTGTTCGATATTTCCCCTCACTTCCCCAGCGCTGATCCACAAGTCCACTATATGCTTGATTCTCACAACCGCGGTCTTATCTGTAAGCTCCCTGTTGTCCCTCTCTTTTGGTGCAACAATAAAGAACCTAATGGTGCCGACTTCTGTTGTAGTGCATGCAAACTCACAAATCTTGGCACAGCCTACTATTTTTGTGCCACATGTCGTAAGAAGTTCCACAAAGAATGTGTGGAGTCTCCACTTGAAATCAAACACCCTTCCTATCCCTTTCAATCTCTCCAACTTTATAGTTCTCCCTTTGCTCTTGTGAATTGCATATGTTGTGATATAAGTTTCCAAGACATTATTTATCATTCTTCTAATCACAAACTGAGTATGCATCCTGTTTGTGCGATGAAACCAGTACCCATTTTTATAGACCACACAAAAAGACATCCCCACCCTCTCACTTTTTCCCCTAGGGAAGCTTTCTTACCTTGCAATGTTTGCGGCCTGATTAAAGAATCTATTCTCACCTATGTTTGTGTTCCATGTGACTTTGTAGTCCATCAAGATTGTCTATATTTCACGCATGTCATAAAAATATCTCGTCACCACCACCGTATCATTTTtacctcttctcttccatatGGAAAATGGTCTTGCGGAGTCTGTCGTAGGGAGGTTGACAATCATTATGGTGCTTACTCTTGCATCAAGTGTGGtgattattttgttcataCAAGATGTGCATTGCGAAAAGATGTGTGGAATGGAGAAGATCTCGAGGGAGTACCTGAAGAACCTGAGATAGATGTTGAGCCATACGAGACGATAGCTGATGGAATTATACTCCATTTTTCTCATGACCATCATCTAAAACTCGAGATCAATAGAGTTTACGATGAAAACAAGTTTTGTCAAGCGTGCATCCTTCCAATCTATGAGGGTACGTACTATTCATGTTTGGATAAATGTGAATTCATCCTACATGAAGCATGCGTTAATGCCCCTAGAAAGAAACACCATCCGTTGCATACTCACCCGCTTACGCTTAAGGTCGTCAGTATTGGATACGATCATtacagaagaagaggaaattaCTTCGACTGTGGTGCTTGTAAGCGTGCAAGTTGTGGTTTTGTCTATGATAGTCAGGATTTCTCACTTGATTTGCGGTGTGCCTCTATTTCCGAACCATTTCAATATCAAGGCCACAAGCATCCCTTATTTCTAGCCTTAGAGCCAGATGAAGAAAAAGCGGCGATATGTCAAATTTGCcaagaagatggtgatggaAATAACTATATTAGAAAACTAAATTGCATGGAATGCAAgtatattatttgtttcagGTGTGCTACATTGCCATACAAGGCAAAGTACAAGCATGACAAACATTTCCTCACATTTCGGGAAGGGGAAGAGGGAAGTGATCAATTAGACTGGTGTGAGGTATGcgaaaagaaattaatatacTCAAGAAAAGGTGGGTTCTATGCGTGTGATGACTGTTGCACCACTCTCCAtgttgattgtttgcttgggGAGATGAGTGTATGTTGAAACCTGGTCATACTGTAATGACTTATAGGTCAAACATTCATATTCTTCCCAACAATACCATGACTCGACCTTTCTGCCATCGTCATAAAGAAGATCGTTGTCCACACAAAGTAATTTTCAAATGACATGAAATGACATTTTGCTCTTACAGTTGTTCGATGGATTAAATGTCATCATCGCCGGTGCTTCGTCGTTTACTTCTAGATCTCTACTTTTCTAGTTCCCCatttgcttcatcttcttgttgtcTGGTTGTTTACGTTTTATCAAACCACGAATTAAACTCGTTGTTTTCGTTTCTATTCGAAAGAATATTATAATTAGCCCAGtcacataaataaattttgtaaaaaacaCATGTTTCTCGATTCATTTAACCGGTTTATTCCAAACCGACTCGAAAGaactataagaaaaacatttgaGTCGGTTTTGAATAAACCGGCCGGTGCCAGGTTAACGGCGGTTAGCAGTTATGTCGGCGGAAGAAGTATTCGttacaatatttgttttaatccCAATTAGtctccttctcctttctctctgCTCTCTCGTTCAACGGGCAAAGTTTTTTTCGaataaagttttggtttttcttttaacgttcccttcttcttcctcctcctcgcGAATTCGCTTATCTGTCGATCACGATGAGCTCAAGTTCGAATCCACCGGTTTGTTCACCGGAAAAGGTCAGATTTTTCCCTGAAATCTGATTAGGGCTTTTCATTTCTTGTGATCAGATTGTTATCTTCGCCTACTTTGGTGTGAGTTCATGGGTTTTAGGTCTGAATCGGAACACGTTTTAACGTGTCTTGGAACAGGGTCTGAATTGGTTTCTAATGATTAGGATtgtataaaccctaaacatcCATCTTGTGCTTGAAAGAAATCGACtcgttttttttggtgagatCTGGCTTCTATTTTGCGGCCGTTgagt
It encodes the following:
- a CDS encoding Cysteine/Histidine-rich C1 domain family protein (Cysteine/Histidine-rich C1 domain family protein; FUNCTIONS IN: zinc ion binding; INVOLVED IN: response to cold; LOCATED IN: nucleus; CONTAINS InterPro DOMAIN/s: Zinc finger, RING-type (InterPro:IPR001841), DC1 (InterPro:IPR004146), Zinc finger, PHD-type (InterPro:IPR001965), Zinc finger, RanBP2-type (InterPro:IPR001876), C1-like (InterPro:IPR011424); BEST Arabidopsis thaliana protein match is: Cysteine/Histidine-rich C1 domain family protein (TAIR:AT5G02340.1); Has 1256 Blast hits to 611 proteins in 25 species: Archae - 0; Bacteria - 0; Metazoa - 16; Fungi - 0; Plants - 1236; Viruses - 0; Other Eukaryotes - 4 (source: NCBI BLink).) translates to MLDSHNRGLICKLPVVPLFWCNNKEPNGADFCCSACKLTNLGTAYYFCATCRKKFHKECVESPLEIKHPSYPFQSLQLYSSPFALVNCICCDISFQDIIYHSSNHKLSMHPVCAMKPVPIFIDHTKRHPHPLTFSPREAFLPCNVCGLIKESILTYVCVPCDFVVHQDCLYFTHVIKISRHHHRIIFTSSLPYGKWSCGVCRREVDNHYGAYSCIKCGDYFVHTRCALRKDVWNGEDLEGVPEEPEIDVEPYETIADGIILHFSHDHHLKLEINRVYDENKFCQACILPIYEGTYYSCLDKCEFILHEACVNAPRKKHHPLHTHPLTLKVVSIGYDHYRRRGNYFDCGACKRASCGFVYDSQDFSLDLRCASISEPFQYQGHKHPLFLALEPDEEKAAICQICQEDGDGNNYIRKLNCMECKYIICFRCATLPYKAKYKHDKHFLTFREGEEGSDQLDWCEVCEKKLIYSRKGGFYACDDCCTTLHVDCLLGEMSLFDGLNVIIAGASSFTSRSLLF